Within the Actinomycetota bacterium genome, the region TACGGGGCCACGAACCCGAAGGCGATGCTCTGCCGGTTCCACGTCCAGACGGCCGGGTGCTCGCTCACGCTTCAGCAGCCGTACAACAACGTGGTCCGGACGGCGCTCGAGGCGCTGGCGGGTGTGATCGGCGGGTGCCAGTCGCTGCACACCAACTCCCTCGACGAGGTCTTCGCGCTCCCCTCGGAGGAGGCGGTGGAGATCGCCCTGCGCACCCAGCAGGTGATCGCGTACGAGACCGGCGTCGCGAACGTGATCGATCCACTCGGCGGTTCGTGGTTCATCGAGTCGCTCACCGACCGTATCGAGGAGGAGGCGGAGGACTACTTCCGCCGCATCGAGAAGATGGGTGACGGCTCCATGCTCGAGGGCACGCTGAAGGGGATCGAGGACGGCTTCTTCCAGATGGAGATCGCGGAGGCCGCCTACCGGCAGCAGCAGCGCTTCGACGCCGGACGTCAGATCCAGGTGGGGGTCAACGCGTTCACGGAGACGGTCCAGGGCACGCCCGAGTTCCTCCGAATACCGCAGGACGTGGAGGACCGGGCGATCGCCGACCTCAAGCAGCTGCGCGCCGACCGCGACGGCGCCGCGTGCAGCGCCGCGCTGGCGGCTCTGACGGACGCGGCCGGACGCGACGGGGAGAACCTGATCCCACACATCCTCGACGCGGTACGCGCCTACGCCACGGTCGGCGAGATCTCCGAGGCCATGGCGCAGGTCTACGGTCGGTACCGGGAGCAGCCCCGCTTCTGAGCCCGCCCCACTTGACGGTTCGATGCCGCCGCGCCCATACTTGAGCAGATGCTCAAAGCAGATGCTCAAAACACACAGCGAGAAGCCGGAGCGGCGGGCTCCCGACCCGACCCGGCTCGACGCGCTCGGGGGAGGGCGGCATGATCGAGGCGGTGGCCGAGCAGACGACGAAGGACCGGATAGTCGAGGCGTGCCTCGAGACCCTCAAGGAGGAAGGCTTCGCCGGGACGTCAGCCCGGGCGATCGCCCGTCGTGGAGGGTTCAACCAGGCGTTGATCTTCTATCACTTCGGGACCCTGAACGATCTCCTGCTCGCCGCGCTCGACCGGACGAGCGAACGCAGACTCAGCGCCTACCGGGCGGCGCTCGCGGCCGCCGAGAGCGTCGAGGAGAAGGTCGCCTCCGCAACGCGCCTCTACCGGGATGATCTCGCCTCGGGCCATGTGACGGTCGTGTCCGAGATGATCGCCGGGAGCCTGTCCAGGCCCGACCTGGGGCCGGAGGTCGTCGCGCGGATGGATCCGTGGATCGATTTCGTCGAGGAGTCGGTCCGGGAGCCGCTGGACCGGGCCGGGCTCTCGTCGGTCCTGCCCCCCCGGACCGCGGCGTTCATGGTGGTGTCGCTCACCCTGGGCGTGAACCTGCTCTGGCACCTCGAGCGCGACCAGACGAAGGCCGAGGCGCTCTTCGAGGCGGCCGGACGGATAGCGCGCATGCTCGCGCCCGCGTTCGGGGGCAGCGATGGATGAGCAGGCCATCGCCGAGGCGCTCGACC harbors:
- a CDS encoding TetR family transcriptional regulator, which gives rise to MIEAVAEQTTKDRIVEACLETLKEEGFAGTSARAIARRGGFNQALIFYHFGTLNDLLLAALDRTSERRLSAYRAALAAAESVEEKVASATRLYRDDLASGHVTVVSEMIAGSLSRPDLGPEVVARMDPWIDFVEESVREPLDRAGLSSVLPPRTAAFMVVSLTLGVNLLWHLERDQTKAEALFEAAGRIARMLAPAFGGSDG